A stretch of Cicer arietinum cultivar CDC Frontier isolate Library 1 chromosome 5, Cicar.CDCFrontier_v2.0, whole genome shotgun sequence DNA encodes these proteins:
- the LOC101498914 gene encoding heavy metal-associated isoprenylated plant protein 8, whose translation MTSKPKKTFITKTQQYPVPKTKMSVNKEHNNNQNNNNNNKEENNEKKEEKGGVVLKANIHCEGCSDQISKCLKDFEGINHIKIDRENQKIYLKGDIKDPSKVLERLQKKYSKSVELISPKPKSDNKQKKESEKKEQTKLKTIVLKMYIHCDGCESDVKRKIEKMEGVESVELNKENSHVTVKGSVESSKLVEFIKKKLGKHVEIVKEDGKRDQGKKDEGKNNNERDNGHVIMYSYPPQYSTQYLYPNQNFSDENAFACSIM comes from the exons ATGACGTCAAAACCAAAGAAAACTTTCATTACAAAAACTCAACAATACCCGgttccaaaaacaaaaatgtcagTG AATAAGGAGCAtaacaataatcaaaataacaacaataacaataagGAAGAAAACAATGAAAAGAAGGAAGAGAAGGGGGGTGTGGTGTTGAAAGCAAATATACACTGTGAAGGTTGTTCCGACCAAATTTCTAAGtgcttaaaagattttgaag gaataaatcatataaaGATTGATAGAGAAAATCAAAAGATCTACCTGAAAGGAGACATAAAAGATCCATCTAAAGTTTTGGAAAGACTTCAAAAGAAATACAGCAAGAGTGTTGAGCTGATTTCACCAAAACCAAAGTCTGACAACAAACAGAAAAAAGAGTCAGAAAAAAAGGAACAG ACTAAATTGAAAACTATAGTGCTCAAGATGTATATTCATTGTGACGGCTGTGAAAGTGATGTTAAGagaaaaattgagaaaatggAAG GTGTTGAATCTGTGGAATTGAACAAGGAAAACTCACATGTCACTGTTAAAGGATCTGTGGAGTCTTCAAAGCTTGTTGAGTTTATCAAAAAGAAATTAGGAAAGCATGTGGAGATTGTAAAAGAAGATGGTAAAAGAGATCAAGGAAAAAAAGATGAAGGGAAAAACAATAATGAGAGAGACAATGGACATGTAATTATGTACAGTTATCCTCCACAATACTCTACCCAATATCTTTATCCCAACCAAAACTTCAGTGATGAAAACGCTTTTGCATGTTCAATTATGTAA
- the LOC101493489 gene encoding transcription factor HY5, which translates to MEGIATGSRERNSGSKPLKNLNGQICQICGDTIGLTTTGNVFVACHECAFPLCNPCYEYERKNVSQSCPQCKTRYKSHKEGTRVKGDDDEDDLRNEVKYGSKTGWQWEEDADLSSSSGHDSQQNLRLANGQLISSEIPCATSDTQSVQTTSGPLGQSENVHSHPYVDPKQPGLESDEEIRRVPEMGGESAGTSASRPGNGSTAGPERAQGAVEGQKKRGRSPADKESKRLKRLLRNRVSAQQARERKKAYLSDLESKVNDLEKKNSELKEKLSTLQNENQMLRQILKNTTASRRGNNSGTNNAD; encoded by the exons ATGGAAGGAATAGCAACTGGGTCACGTGAAAGGAATAGTGGG TCTAAACCCTTAAAGAACCTAAATGGTCAAATCTGTCAAATATGTGGTGATACCATTGGATTAACTACCACCGGCAATGTCTTCGTTGCGTGCCACGAGTGTGCGTTCCCACTTTGTAATCCTTGTTATGAATACGAACGAAAAAATGTGAGCCAATCATGTCCGCAATGCAAGACTAGATACAAAAGTCACAAAG AGGGTACTCGAGTAAAGGgagatgatgatgaagatgatcTACGGAATGAGGTCAAGTATGGTTCTAAGACTGGATGGCAATGGGAAGAAGATGCTGATCTCTCTTCATCTTCTGGACATGATTCTCAACAAAATCTCCGTCTCGCAAATGGACAGCTG ATATCTAGTGAGATTCCATGTGCTACTTCTGATACTCAATCTGTGCAAACTACATCAGGTCCTTTGGGTCAATCCGAAAATGTTCACTCACATCCCTACGTTGATCCAAAGCAACCAG GTCTTGAGAGTGACGAGGAGATCCGACGAGTACCTGAGATGGGAGGTGAATCTGCCGGAACCTCAGCTTCTCGTCCAGGCAATGGTTCAACTGCTGGTCCTGAACGCGCTCAGGGGGCCGTAGAGGGTCAAAAGAAGAGAGGGAGAAGCCCAGCTGACAAAGAAAGCAAACGGCTTAAGAG GCTACTGAGGAACAGAGTTTCAGCTCAGCAAGCAAGGGAGAGGAAAAAGGCATACTTGAGTGACTTGGAATCAAAAGTCAATGACTTAGAGAAGAAGAATTCAGAGCTTAAAGAAAAGCTTTCAACTTTGCAGAATGAGAATCAAATGCTGAGACAA ATATTGAAGAACACAACAGCAAGTAGGAGAGGGAACAACAGTGGTACCAACAATGCTGATTGA